TGGTGGCATAAGGGGTGGTTCCCTTATAAACTTTAAGTATTGGTTTTTCATAATTTAAAGTTTGGTTGGTTATTTAGGAAAAGCCCCGATCGCTTGATTGGGGCTTTTTTTATGCGTGCCTTTTTCGGCGCCAATGCAGCCCATTTTGGCGTGAGGCAGCCCTACTTACGGCGGAAAGGCAGAACTTCTTACGGCGGAAAGGCAGCGCTTCTTACGGCGGAAAGGCAGCACTTCCCGGGAATACGGCTGGAAATTTCCCGCAATACTTTGGAACAAATCTTGTTTATATAAGTGTTATGTGGCGGAATGAACCGCCCATGGTATTGTATTTTTAATGAAATTTGCCCTGATGAAATCCCTGACTCTCATAGTCCTCCTGATATTCTTCTGTGCGGATGCCGGCAGGTCCCAGGCAGACGCGGCCGGGACGCAGGCAGACGCGGGCACCTCCTATCTGGGCGATGTCCGGCCGGCACCTCCGGAGTACCCCGCCTTCAAGGCCGGGGAGTGGTTGAAATTCCGCATCCACTACGGTTTCCTCAACGCCAGTTACGCCACCCTGCACATCACTACCGACACCATTCGCGGCATCCCGGTCTACCACGTGGTGGGACGGGGCCGGACCACAGGTTTTGCCAGTATTTTCTTCAAGGTGGACGACACGTACGAAAGCTATTTCGGGCAAGAGGACGGCCGGCCCTACCGGTTTATCCGCAAGGTGGATGAAGGGGGGTATACCAAGGACATGGAGATCAACTTCGACTACCGAAAAGGCACCGCGCTCCTCCATGACAAGAAGAACGAAAAGAAGTTTAAGTTCGATATCGGCACCTCCATCCAGGACCTGATTTCGGCCTTTTATTACCTGAGGAACAACTACGATTCCAAAAGCCTGGTGGTGGGGGAGAGCATTGAGCTCAACATGCTTTACGACGACGACGGCAT
This genomic window from Robiginitalea biformata HTCC2501 contains:
- a CDS encoding DUF3108 domain-containing protein, with the translated sequence MKSLTLIVLLIFFCADAGRSQADAAGTQADAGTSYLGDVRPAPPEYPAFKAGEWLKFRIHYGFLNASYATLHITTDTIRGIPVYHVVGRGRTTGFASIFFKVDDTYESYFGQEDGRPYRFIRKVDEGGYTKDMEINFDYRKGTALLHDKKNEKKFKFDIGTSIQDLISAFYYLRNNYDSKSLVVGESIELNMLYDDDGIFPFRLKFLGRETVKTKFGKVRCLKFRPYVQSGRVFKEQESLSLWVSDDRNKIPIRIEADLAVGSIKADLDGYNALRNQFRIIMD